A single genomic interval of Antechinus flavipes isolate AdamAnt ecotype Samford, QLD, Australia chromosome 1, AdamAnt_v2, whole genome shotgun sequence harbors:
- the MCUR1 gene encoding mitochondrial calcium uniporter regulator 1 encodes MTGEAAAGFGPNGHPKARRRLLLLLLPGKRWGTYGGGCFRSLRWLSAFPAGVRGLPSRFSVGLGSLSRASPLLFLFLVPSPRLVATATPRRHLGDWERSRRRPSETIRSRNPAEEPPRLPPPAAAAPEPHSSCTGLGGGGRLRWPMSCLVPGGAGPLHPCNFLVLASSRRDLCISARSQQEAKKLPWFTSGNKKLYFDTHAVVRLLEEKGFTTQQAEIIVSALVKIMNNNMEVVSKDMVTKVHQEITVQQIMSQIAGVKKDMIILEKSEFSTLRAENEKLILELQQLKQRMMDEILKVRADNKLDFNLEKSRVKELYALNERKLLEVRSEVLTLQAQQLRALTQTERKIDTEVAGLKTMLESHKLDNIKYLAGSIFTCLTVALGFYRLWI; translated from the exons ATGACCGGGGAAGCGGCCGCAGGCTTTGGTCCGAATGGACACCCGAAGGCCCGGCGGcgactgctgttgctgctgctgcccgGGAAGCGATGGGGGACCTATGGCGGCGGCTGTTTCCGGAGCCTCCGCTGGTTGTCTGCCTTCCCGGCTGGTGTCCGAGGGCTGCCCTCTAGATTCTCCGTAGGCCTTGGCAGTCTGTCGCGCGCCTCCCCCCTGCTGTTTCTCTTCCTCGTGCCTTCCCCTCGGCTTGTGGCGACGGCGACCCCGCGCCGTCACCTTGGAGACTGGGAGCGCTCGCGCCGGAGGCCTAGCGAGACGATCCGAAGCCGGAACCCGGCGGAAGAGCCTCCTCGCTTGCCCCCGCCGGCCGCCGCCGCTCCAGAGCCGCACTCCTCGTGTACGGGGCTGGGCGGCGGTGGCCGGTTGCGGTGGCCCATGTCGTGCCTCGTCCCCGGCGGAGCCGGTCCCCTTCACCCGTGCAATTTCCTAGTGTTGGCTTCTTCAAGGAGAG aTCTGTGCATTTCTGCTAGGTCACAACAAGAAGCAAAAAAGTTACCTTGGTTCACCTCAGGAAATAAGAAACTCTACTTTGATACTCATGCTGTAGTACGTCTTCTGGAGGAAAAAG gatttACCACTCAACAAGCAGAAATCATTGTCTCTGCATTAGTGAAGATCATGAACAACAATATGGAGGTTGTCAGCAAGGATATGGTCACCAAGGTGCATCAG gagaTCACTGTACAGCAGATAATGTCTCAGATTGCGGGTGTCAAAAAGGATATGATCATTTTAGAAAAGAGTGAATTTTCCACCCTCAGAGCAGAAAATGAG AAATTAATACTTGAACTCCAGCAGTTAAAACAGCGAATGatg GATGAAATACTTAAAGTCCGAGCAGATAATAAATTGGATTTCAACCTAGAAAAGAGCAGAGTAAAAGAATTG tATGCATTGAATGAAAGGAAGCTACTTGAAGTGAGATCAGAAGTATTAACATTG CAAGCACAACAACTCCGGGCTCTTACtcaaacagagagaaagatagatacTGAAGTTGCTGGTCTGAAAACTATGCTTGAATCACACAAGcttgataatattaaatatttagcaG gttCTATATTTACATGCCTAACGGTAGCTTTGGGATTTTATCGTCTATGGATTTAA